In Kryptolebias marmoratus isolate JLee-2015 linkage group LG22, ASM164957v2, whole genome shotgun sequence, a single window of DNA contains:
- the LOC108245789 gene encoding inactive phospholipase D5 isoform X2: MKSQQKCIVIFALVCCFAVLVALIFSAVDIWGEDEDGITEDNCSRNCSIVLVENIPEDISFLDNSTSHLPLSVGLNNLLDKAERVVEIVSPQWLLYSSDYEQGRALLSRLKGLKAKGIQLKISSGDINSPELDNLTNHYAEVHKVNTTALTKGNIHSSFWVVDRKHFYIGSANMDWRSLATRKELGVLVYNCTCLALDLHRVFSLYWGLQHKDFIPNFWSKRLFPYFNRDKPVNITFNSAEAEAYISSSPDAFIPKDRSSDLEAISRVIQQARHFIYISINDYLPLVRSNSLSSTLRYWSRIDGLIREALILRKVRVRLLISCWEKTDPLTFNFIWSLKSLCMEQANCSLEAKFFCSKSQSDGSFSGINHNRFMVTDRAIYLGNLDWVGDEFMYNAGAGLVISRPENITEKSFTVVEQLQAVFERDWFSRYTLSLQTNKIHVCNKHQVTKSSRSGPMPIRVRQFGTGPAPLRNHLNVDGLTLKPHHDDRLIKISHQNIANEQAPVLSSHKERAGIKMTHLDDRQTQINDNNHEVSLDPTSQSSESSGFREISNGSL; encoded by the exons TCTCAGCAGAAGTGCATTGTGATCTTCGCCTTGGTGTGCTGCTTCGCTGTGCTGGTGGCGCTGATTTTCTCAGCAGTGGATATCTGGGGCGAGGATGAGGATGGGATCACAGAGGACAACTGCTCAAGGAACTGCAG TATAGTGCTTGTGGAGAACATCCCTGAGGACATCTCCTTCTTAGACAACAGCACATCCCACCTACCTCTCTCAGTAGGACTCAACAACTTATTGGACAAAGCTGAGCGGGTCGTCGAGATTGTTTCCCCGCAGTGGCTCCTCTACTCCTCCGATTATGAACAG GGCAGGGCTCTGCTGTCCAGGCTGAAGGGGCTGAAAGCAAAAGGAATCCAGCTGAAGATCTCCAGTGGAGACATCAACTCGCCTGAGCTGGATAATCTCACAAATCACT ATGCTGAGGTTCACAAGGTGAACACAACAGCACTGACCAAAGGCAACATCCACTCGTCCTTCTGGGTGGTCGACCGGAAACATTTCTACATCGGCAGCGCCAACATGGACTGGAGATCTCTGGCCACA agaaAGGAGCTTGGTGTGTTGGTGTACAACTGTACCTGTCTGGCTTTGGACCTCCACAGAGTTTTCAGCCTCTATTGGGGCCTCCAGCATAAAGACTTCATCCCCAACTTCTGGTCCAAGCGCCTCTTTCCTTATTTCAACAGAGACAAACCAGTGAACATCACATTCAACAGTGCAGAAGCTGAGGCCTACATCTCT AGCTCGCCAGATGCTTTCATCCCCAAAGATCGCAGCAGTGATCTAGAAGCCATTTCCAGGGTCATCCAGCAGGCCCGCCATTTCATATACATCTCCATCAATGATTACCTGCCCCTGGTGAGGAGCAATTCACTGAGCAGCACGCTGAG ATATTGGTCTCGTATCGACGGCCTCATAAGAGAGGCTCTGATCTTGAGGAAGGTGCGAGTCCGTCTGCTGATAAGTTGCTGGGAAAAAACGGATCCGCTTACTTTCAACTTCATCTGGTCCCTGAAGAGTCTGTGCATGGAGCAGGCCAACTGCTCCCTGGAAGCT AAGTTCTTCTGCTCCAAATCGCAGAGTGACGGCAGTTTCAGCGGGATAAACCACAACAGGTTCATGGTTACAGACAGAGCTATTTACTTAG GCAACCTTGACTGGGTGGGGGACGAGTTTATGTATAACGCGGGAGCAGGCCTTGTGATCAGCCGTCCGGAGAACATCACAGAAAAGAGCTTCACGGTCGTGGAGCAGCTACAGGCTGTCTTTGAGCGGGACTGGTTTTCACGTTACACCCTCTCGCTTCAGACGAACAAAATCCATGTTTGCAACAAGCATCAAGTCACCAAATCCAGTCGCAGTGGACCGATGCCTATCAGAGTGCGTCAGTTTGGCACCGGACCTGCGCCTCTGAGGAACCACCTCAACGTTGACGGACTGACACTAAAACCCCACCATGACGACAGATTAATAAAAATTAGTCACCAAAACATTGCCAATGAACAGGCACCGGTTCTGAGCAGTCACAAAGAGAGGGCTGGAATCAAAATGACTCACCTcgatgacagacagacacaaataaacGATAATAACCACGAGGTCTCGCTGGATCCAACCAGTCAGTCGTCTGAGAGCAGTGGCTTCAGGGAGATTTCCAATGGCTCTCTGTGA
- the LOC108245789 gene encoding inactive phospholipase D5 isoform X1 — translation MEQRRIRCPTGGHDMRGQTLGFGFQPPAVAASSIITAVQQQDYLASVWLRRREKLEHSQQKCIVIFALVCCFAVLVALIFSAVDIWGEDEDGITEDNCSRNCSIVLVENIPEDISFLDNSTSHLPLSVGLNNLLDKAERVVEIVSPQWLLYSSDYEQGRALLSRLKGLKAKGIQLKISSGDINSPELDNLTNHYAEVHKVNTTALTKGNIHSSFWVVDRKHFYIGSANMDWRSLATRKELGVLVYNCTCLALDLHRVFSLYWGLQHKDFIPNFWSKRLFPYFNRDKPVNITFNSAEAEAYISSSPDAFIPKDRSSDLEAISRVIQQARHFIYISINDYLPLVRSNSLSSTLRYWSRIDGLIREALILRKVRVRLLISCWEKTDPLTFNFIWSLKSLCMEQANCSLEAKFFCSKSQSDGSFSGINHNRFMVTDRAIYLGNLDWVGDEFMYNAGAGLVISRPENITEKSFTVVEQLQAVFERDWFSRYTLSLQTNKIHVCNKHQVTKSSRSGPMPIRVRQFGTGPAPLRNHLNVDGLTLKPHHDDRLIKISHQNIANEQAPVLSSHKERAGIKMTHLDDRQTQINDNNHEVSLDPTSQSSESSGFREISNGSL, via the exons TCTCAGCAGAAGTGCATTGTGATCTTCGCCTTGGTGTGCTGCTTCGCTGTGCTGGTGGCGCTGATTTTCTCAGCAGTGGATATCTGGGGCGAGGATGAGGATGGGATCACAGAGGACAACTGCTCAAGGAACTGCAG TATAGTGCTTGTGGAGAACATCCCTGAGGACATCTCCTTCTTAGACAACAGCACATCCCACCTACCTCTCTCAGTAGGACTCAACAACTTATTGGACAAAGCTGAGCGGGTCGTCGAGATTGTTTCCCCGCAGTGGCTCCTCTACTCCTCCGATTATGAACAG GGCAGGGCTCTGCTGTCCAGGCTGAAGGGGCTGAAAGCAAAAGGAATCCAGCTGAAGATCTCCAGTGGAGACATCAACTCGCCTGAGCTGGATAATCTCACAAATCACT ATGCTGAGGTTCACAAGGTGAACACAACAGCACTGACCAAAGGCAACATCCACTCGTCCTTCTGGGTGGTCGACCGGAAACATTTCTACATCGGCAGCGCCAACATGGACTGGAGATCTCTGGCCACA agaaAGGAGCTTGGTGTGTTGGTGTACAACTGTACCTGTCTGGCTTTGGACCTCCACAGAGTTTTCAGCCTCTATTGGGGCCTCCAGCATAAAGACTTCATCCCCAACTTCTGGTCCAAGCGCCTCTTTCCTTATTTCAACAGAGACAAACCAGTGAACATCACATTCAACAGTGCAGAAGCTGAGGCCTACATCTCT AGCTCGCCAGATGCTTTCATCCCCAAAGATCGCAGCAGTGATCTAGAAGCCATTTCCAGGGTCATCCAGCAGGCCCGCCATTTCATATACATCTCCATCAATGATTACCTGCCCCTGGTGAGGAGCAATTCACTGAGCAGCACGCTGAG ATATTGGTCTCGTATCGACGGCCTCATAAGAGAGGCTCTGATCTTGAGGAAGGTGCGAGTCCGTCTGCTGATAAGTTGCTGGGAAAAAACGGATCCGCTTACTTTCAACTTCATCTGGTCCCTGAAGAGTCTGTGCATGGAGCAGGCCAACTGCTCCCTGGAAGCT AAGTTCTTCTGCTCCAAATCGCAGAGTGACGGCAGTTTCAGCGGGATAAACCACAACAGGTTCATGGTTACAGACAGAGCTATTTACTTAG GCAACCTTGACTGGGTGGGGGACGAGTTTATGTATAACGCGGGAGCAGGCCTTGTGATCAGCCGTCCGGAGAACATCACAGAAAAGAGCTTCACGGTCGTGGAGCAGCTACAGGCTGTCTTTGAGCGGGACTGGTTTTCACGTTACACCCTCTCGCTTCAGACGAACAAAATCCATGTTTGCAACAAGCATCAAGTCACCAAATCCAGTCGCAGTGGACCGATGCCTATCAGAGTGCGTCAGTTTGGCACCGGACCTGCGCCTCTGAGGAACCACCTCAACGTTGACGGACTGACACTAAAACCCCACCATGACGACAGATTAATAAAAATTAGTCACCAAAACATTGCCAATGAACAGGCACCGGTTCTGAGCAGTCACAAAGAGAGGGCTGGAATCAAAATGACTCACCTcgatgacagacagacacaaataaacGATAATAACCACGAGGTCTCGCTGGATCCAACCAGTCAGTCGTCTGAGAGCAGTGGCTTCAGGGAGATTTCCAATGGCTCTCTGTGA